Genomic DNA from Desulfovibrio sp. UCD-KL4C:
TTTAAAATAGCCATAATGATTGAATAGTTGAGGAGATGGAGTGTGAAAGAGAGAAAGTATAAATTTTCGTGGGATCTTATAGGTGACCTTGAACTGGGACGCCCTAATTTAGGTCCTTATGCCAGACTTGAAGTTTACCGTTTAATGCAGTTTTCTTTTCGAGATATTTTGGAAAAGAATTACGGTACTGAAAAAGCTGATGAATTGTTTTATGAATCCGGTAAACTTGCCGGCGAAGAAATGTTCAAGAAATTTTTTTCAGAATTAACTAATTTTAATGAGTACGTAAAAGTTTTGCAAACTGCTTTGCGAGAAATGGGTGTAGGAATTCTTAAAGTGGAAGAAGCTGATCTTGAAGTGGGTAGGTTTGTGCTAACCGTTTCTGAAGATCTGGACTGTTCAGGGTTACCGGAGCTTGATTATGAAATTTGTGCTTATGATGAAGGATTTATAGCTGGTTTGATGGAAAGTTTTACAGGGAGTAAATTTGAAGTAAAAGAAGTCGATTGCTGGTGTACAGGAGATAGAACCTGTAGGTTTTTAGCAGAAGTCGTGAAGGATTAGGTTCATTATGCCTCGTCAGTTTCCATTTGAGCTTGGGTCATTAACCGATAAGAAAGAAAGCACTTCTTCAAAACCAACTACTGATAATGAAGATTATGCTATTTCTTCTGAAATTGTTGATATTATCCGCCATGTTTTAACATATCCTGAACAAGACATCATTCTTCCGGCATCATTTAGAGAAAATACTGATCTGATTTCTTTGCTAAATGACTTTAAAGATATCAGTCTTTTTGCCTTTTCTCTTGCAAATGGAGATACCTCAAAAGATCTTAGAGTCAAAGGGTTTATGGCTGGAGCGCTAAAGACGCTTCGTTCACATTTGCGTCATATGACTTGGCAGACAAAACAAGTGGCTGAAGGTGATTACAGTCAGCAAATTGATTTCTTGGGTGAATTTTCTGAAGCATTTAATGGTATGGTTGTCCAGCTTGCAGAAACGAGAACTAAGCTTATTGAGAGTGAGCAAAAATATCGTTTACTGGCGGTGACTGACCCGCTTACCGGTCTTTTTAACCGAAGATCGTTTTTTGATTCAGCACGGAAGGAATTGAATCGAACAGAACGTAAGGGCGGGAGTGTTTCTTTTCTCATGATCGATGCAGATCATTTTAAAAATATTAATGATGTTCATGGCCATGCCTGTGGGGACATTGTATTGCGTGCTTTAGGAATTTTTATTTCAGATTCTATTCGCGAAGAAGATATTTTGGCGCGTTATGGTGGCGAAGAGTTTGTTGTTATTCTTCCTGATACTTCTGAAATAGAGGCTGTTCAGGTTGCTGAGAGAATGCGTGAATCGTTGAGCAATATTAAAATACCTATTGGTCCTTGTGAAGTTAATATTACAATGAGTATTGGAGTTTATGAGTATAAAGGACATGGGAATCCTGTTAAGTTAGGTGATAAGGATGTAGATCAGGTTATATGCAATGCCGATAAAGCCCTTTATAAGGCAAAAGAGAAGGGGCGCAATATGGTTTGTTCTTTTTCTTTGTTGTAATAAACTTTTTTACACATCTTTTTAAATTTTTAAGATTTTACTTAATCTTTAGATTACTTTCTTGAATCCTGCCGGTTAACATATAGTATTTAGCCTTCATTTAGTATTCAAATTATCTTCCCAATATATTCTTAATATTTGTAATTAAAGAGTAAATTTATCTTATTTGATAGGTTGTACTCGTTTTTTTGTTATGGCTTTTACTCTAGTTTTCCCTCCTTTTTGGACAGATCCTTAATTTCTTCCGGCTACTTTTTATTAAAAAATACATAAAAAGTTGTCCCCGGACATGAGTCGGCTGTTTTATGTCCGAGCGATTACATATTCTATGTCTTGTAGGGGGGAGGAACAACACAAGTTTCCCCTCACAGGAGGAATCGAGCTAATGACAGTGGAAGCTGAATTTTTGGAAGAGGAACAGCTGGAAGCTGAAAGTATTAAAAAAGAACATCGCAGATTAACAGAGCAGTTTCTGGCAGATGTGAAAGCTACTTTCGGTTCTCCTCACGGTAGGCGTATTTTTACATTTTTGCTTGAGCAGGGAGGAGTTAACGCGGTTCTTTATTCCAAAGAAACGGATATTTATCGGAATGTGGCTGTTCATGATTTTGTCGTAGAAAATGTACTTGCTCCTGTCGTTACGGCAGATGAGGAAATCTACCTATCAATCATTCGTGAGCGCGCTGAAAAAATGAGGGAAGAGGAGAATAAAAATGAGTGATTACGTTGCTCCTGAAGATTCGCAGGCGGGGGTAACCGCTGCCGGAGGTAATGGACAAGCGAATGGGAGGCTATCCATTCTTGGAAATGATGAGGGTGAGTATGAACATGAATCAAATCAAGAAAATATTCAAAATTCAACTAGGAGTCAGCTCCGTGGAACAGGTGACGAAGGTGATGTTAATCTGGACTCTAGCTCTATCGCGCAGATTGATCCAGCAGACTATGAAATAAATTATGGAGAAGGAATTGAAGTTCCATCCCATATTGATCAGCATTTCAGAGATTTTGCTCGTGAAAACGGTGTAACTGCCGAGCTTGCACAGAAATTGGTTGATTTTAATAACAAACTTGAAAGTGCAAGACATCAGGACCATGAACAGCAGGTCAATAAGTGGGCGGATGAAATAAGTTCTTTACCAGGCTGGCATGGAGCTGCTTTCAGGCAAAATGTAAGTATAGCTAATAAGGCAATGAAAGCTTTTGCTTCACCTGAACTGGTAAAGCTGATCAAAGATTCCGGCTATAACAATCACCCTGAGGTGGTTAAAGCTTTTCATGGAATAGGGATGCGTATGTCCGAAGATTCTTATGTGGACAGCCCGAAGCCGACTGGAAGGAAGAAAACAATCGGTGAAATCCTTTATCCTAATCAGCCTGTTTAACTTGTATTGATAATTGTTCGCCAGTAGCGATAAATTATATATTATGAACGCTTAAAGCGTCCTTAAATTAGAGCCTCCAGAAGGCCGAAATTCGAGGAGATTTTTTATGGGAACTCTTGGTAACAACGCTCTTACTCTTGCAGAATGGTCTAAACGTGTTGATCCTAGTGGTGATGTTGCTGCTGTTGTTGAAACACTATCACAGACAAACGAGATTCTTGAAGATGCCGCTTGGGTTGAAGGTAATCTGCCGACAGGCCACAGAACAACAGTTCGTACTGATTTGCCAACCGTAAGCTGGCGTAAGCTCAACTACGGTATTAAACCCAGCAAGTCACGCACAAAGCAGGTTGATGATACTTGTGGAATGTTGGAATCATATGCGGAAATGGATAAAGCGTTGTCGGAGCTTAACGGGCACACTTCAACCTTCCGTGTGTCAGAAGAACGTGCATTCCTTGAAGCTATGAATCAGGAATTTGCAGATACTTTCGTTTACGGGGACACAGCTCTTGAGCCTGAAAAATATTTGGGTCTTTCACCTCGTTTCAGCAGCCTTGAACATGAAAATGTAGTCAATTTCGGTGGGACTGGGAGTAATTGTACATCTATTTGGATTGTCTGCTGGTCAGATCAGACTGTGCATTTCACTTTCCCTAAAGGGAGCACTGGCGGTCTTACTCATAAAGATCTTGGTGAAGTCACTTTGGAAGACGCAAACGGTGGTAAATATCAGGGCCTTCGTACCCATTTTAAATGGACACCCGGTCTAGTTGTCCGTGACTGGCGTTATGTAATGCGCATTGCTTCCATCGATACCACCAATTTGGGGACTGAATCTTTGCGTCATGCCCTGATTCAGGCTTTGAACAAAATACCCAACACCAATATGGGTAAGACTGTAATTTATTGTAATCAGACCATCAAAACTCAGCTTGATATTGAAGCCTCCGACAAAAATAACGTCATGCTTAAAACTGAAAACTGGGAAGGTAAGCCTGTAACGACCTTCTGGGGATGCCCGATTCGCAGAGTTGATTCTATTCTCAATACTGAGTCTGCAGTCACTGCTTAATTCTTAATTCGACATGTTTTAAAATGATTTAATTTAAAGGAGATTAATATGTATTTAGATAAAGAGCTTTGTTTTTGCGAAGAACAACCAATAGTCGGAAACACAATTTCTGAAAATATCATCTATGTTGGTGAAGATTGCGGTAGTGGAAATACTGTTAAACTTAAGGTTTATGTGGATGGTGAAGCATTTGAAGGTCTTACAGATTTAAGAGTGGCTTTGCAGGGGGCTGAAAATGATTCTTTCGGTTTCTATAATACCATTTTTGAGTCAGGCGCAATTCCTGTTGCTAGTTTGATTAAAGGGTACAATTTCCCACTTCCGTGCCTTCCTGTGGAGCACAAAGCGTACGTGAGGTTATCTTTTACCGTAGGTGGAAGTAATGCAACAGCTGGGAAAATAAGCGGTTATGTTATTATGGATGATCAGACAAACGTATAGTTGTAAGGATTTATTTTGAAATATATTTGTAAGAAAAATTGCTATGCGCGTAATTCGCAGGGTGTGTT
This window encodes:
- a CDS encoding Bbp16 family capsid cement protein → MYLDKELCFCEEQPIVGNTISENIIYVGEDCGSGNTVKLKVYVDGEAFEGLTDLRVALQGAENDSFGFYNTIFESGAIPVASLIKGYNFPLPCLPVEHKAYVRLSFTVGGSNATAGKISGYVIMDDQTNV
- a CDS encoding GGDEF domain-containing protein, whose amino-acid sequence is MPRQFPFELGSLTDKKESTSSKPTTDNEDYAISSEIVDIIRHVLTYPEQDIILPASFRENTDLISLLNDFKDISLFAFSLANGDTSKDLRVKGFMAGALKTLRSHLRHMTWQTKQVAEGDYSQQIDFLGEFSEAFNGMVVQLAETRTKLIESEQKYRLLAVTDPLTGLFNRRSFFDSARKELNRTERKGGSVSFLMIDADHFKNINDVHGHACGDIVLRALGIFISDSIREEDILARYGGEEFVVILPDTSEIEAVQVAERMRESLSNIKIPIGPCEVNITMSIGVYEYKGHGNPVKLGDKDVDQVICNADKALYKAKEKGRNMVCSFSLL
- a CDS encoding endoprotease codes for the protein MSDYVAPEDSQAGVTAAGGNGQANGRLSILGNDEGEYEHESNQENIQNSTRSQLRGTGDEGDVNLDSSSIAQIDPADYEINYGEGIEVPSHIDQHFRDFARENGVTAELAQKLVDFNNKLESARHQDHEQQVNKWADEISSLPGWHGAAFRQNVSIANKAMKAFASPELVKLIKDSGYNNHPEVVKAFHGIGMRMSEDSYVDSPKPTGRKKTIGEILYPNQPV
- a CDS encoding V4R domain-containing protein, with protein sequence MKERKYKFSWDLIGDLELGRPNLGPYARLEVYRLMQFSFRDILEKNYGTEKADELFYESGKLAGEEMFKKFFSELTNFNEYVKVLQTALREMGVGILKVEEADLEVGRFVLTVSEDLDCSGLPELDYEICAYDEGFIAGLMESFTGSKFEVKEVDCWCTGDRTCRFLAEVVKD
- a CDS encoding major capsid protein, whose translation is MGTLGNNALTLAEWSKRVDPSGDVAAVVETLSQTNEILEDAAWVEGNLPTGHRTTVRTDLPTVSWRKLNYGIKPSKSRTKQVDDTCGMLESYAEMDKALSELNGHTSTFRVSEERAFLEAMNQEFADTFVYGDTALEPEKYLGLSPRFSSLEHENVVNFGGTGSNCTSIWIVCWSDQTVHFTFPKGSTGGLTHKDLGEVTLEDANGGKYQGLRTHFKWTPGLVVRDWRYVMRIASIDTTNLGTESLRHALIQALNKIPNTNMGKTVIYCNQTIKTQLDIEASDKNNVMLKTENWEGKPVTTFWGCPIRRVDSILNTESAVTA